One window of Chryseobacterium sp. JJR-5R genomic DNA carries:
- a CDS encoding RtcB family protein, with protein MEFNGNHLIELGYRSAKWFKEAIAHINENKLDEHQIREYLQQFRQPELIPLHEKAKDFIINIRAEHESEQDNVEKVITTMSMLMKTPTLVEGAIMPDACPTGPAGHIPVGGVVVAKNAIHPGFHSADICCSVMLTDMGKADPKEVLDAAHSVTHFGYGGRPRGEQMEMSQELMNAFRKNDFLNDEKLISIARSHMGTQGDGNHFLFVGTSRNTGNTMLVTHHGSRAPGAALYDKGMKVANRFRMEISPETLKENAWIPYDTEEGQSYWEALQLIRAWTKENHTSIHDAVLNKMETEKQDRYWNEHNFVFKDGDLFYHAKGATPLDDKFLPDITGPRLIPLNMAEPVLIVQGTTNARNLGFAPHGAGRNFSRSQHKRSLAHKTIEEVFTEETQGLDIRFFSNEIDISELPTAYKSAKNVRAQIEEYGLCEVLDEVMPYGCIMAGDVQKNAPWKKKKKFKK; from the coding sequence ATGGAATTTAACGGAAACCACTTAATTGAATTAGGGTATAGGTCAGCAAAATGGTTTAAGGAAGCCATTGCGCATATCAACGAAAATAAACTGGACGAACACCAGATCCGCGAATACCTGCAACAGTTCAGGCAGCCGGAACTTATTCCGCTTCATGAAAAGGCGAAAGATTTTATCATCAACATCAGGGCTGAACACGAAAGCGAGCAGGATAATGTGGAAAAAGTAATCACCACCATGAGTATGCTGATGAAAACCCCTACCCTTGTAGAAGGTGCCATCATGCCGGATGCGTGTCCGACAGGCCCGGCAGGCCATATTCCCGTGGGAGGCGTCGTGGTGGCAAAAAATGCGATCCACCCGGGATTCCATAGTGCGGATATCTGCTGTTCGGTGATGCTGACCGATATGGGGAAAGCTGACCCCAAAGAAGTTCTGGATGCCGCCCATTCGGTGACGCATTTCGGATACGGAGGAAGGCCGAGAGGGGAACAGATGGAGATGTCCCAGGAGCTGATGAATGCCTTCAGGAAAAATGATTTCCTGAATGATGAAAAGCTAATCAGCATTGCCCGTTCCCATATGGGGACGCAGGGGGACGGAAATCATTTCCTGTTTGTGGGAACCTCCAGAAATACAGGGAATACCATGCTGGTAACCCATCACGGGTCAAGGGCTCCGGGCGCTGCGCTGTACGATAAAGGAATGAAGGTGGCCAACCGTTTCAGAATGGAAATTTCACCGGAAACACTAAAAGAAAATGCATGGATCCCTTACGATACGGAAGAAGGACAATCATACTGGGAAGCTTTGCAGCTGATCAGAGCATGGACCAAGGAAAACCATACTTCGATCCACGATGCGGTTCTAAACAAAATGGAAACGGAAAAACAGGATCGATACTGGAACGAGCATAACTTTGTCTTCAAAGACGGCGACCTGTTCTACCACGCAAAAGGAGCCACGCCACTGGACGATAAGTTTTTACCGGATATTACCGGACCGAGGCTGATTCCTTTAAATATGGCTGAGCCTGTGCTGATCGTTCAGGGAACCACCAATGCAAGAAACCTTGGTTTTGCACCGCACGGAGCGGGAAGGAATTTCAGCAGAAGCCAGCATAAAAGGTCATTGGCCCATAAAACCATCGAGGAAGTCTTCACCGAGGAAACCCAAGGGCTGGATATCCGTTTCTTCTCCAATGAAATTGATATTTCTGAGCTTCCGACTGCTTATAAAAGCGCGAAAAATGTGAGAGCACAGATTGAGGAATACGGATTGTGTGAAGTACTGGATGAGGTAATGCCGTACGGATGTATTATGGCGGGCGATGTCCAGAAGAATGCACCGTGGAAGAAAAAAAAGAAGTTTAAAAAATAA
- a CDS encoding HopJ type III effector protein — protein MLLEQIKNAPETIRFEEVIAYIDEQYDFTPTRFTNGNTVNEAGQNNGSCKVFSFGKLNNLNEEEVLSLFGDFYREDVLKNPEGTDHLNIRNFMKAGWAGISFDGEALHKK, from the coding sequence ATGCTATTGGAACAGATAAAAAACGCTCCTGAGACCATCCGGTTTGAAGAAGTGATTGCTTATATTGATGAACAGTATGATTTCACACCGACCCGGTTTACCAACGGAAACACCGTTAATGAAGCAGGTCAGAACAACGGCTCCTGCAAAGTGTTCAGCTTCGGAAAATTAAATAACCTGAATGAAGAAGAAGTATTAAGCCTTTTCGGTGATTTTTACCGGGAAGACGTCCTGAAAAACCCTGAAGGGACAGACCATCTGAATATCAGGAACTTTATGAAGGCCGGCTGGGCCGGGATTTCTTTTGACGGGGAAGCTCTGCATAAGAAATAG
- a CDS encoding WYL domain-containing protein has protein sequence MSSNKNALIRYKTLDKCLKNKYRKYTLEDLIDECSEALFEFEGKESFVSKRTIQLDLQNMRSEKFGYEAPIEVYEKRYYRYSDPEYSIHNISVNESDLKAMNNAVQILKQFKDFSMFKEMNGVIQKLEDSIHARSPKSIIHLDKNEKLKGLEHIDILYEAILNKRVLNIVYKSFKAKESDCYIVHPQLLKEYNNRWFLICWCKNKMYTLALDRIETIAVEEKINYIDKDFDSDRYFGEVIGVTVSETQRPQNVLFKINAKHAPYVTTKPFHHSQEIMAEDESGTTFKICVQLNFELERMILGLGEFITVLNPEKLRNRIEKSLQEACRNYHREDPEKQG, from the coding sequence ATGTCATCCAATAAAAATGCCCTGATCCGCTATAAAACGCTGGACAAATGCCTGAAAAACAAATACCGGAAATACACGCTGGAAGATCTGATCGATGAATGTTCCGAAGCCTTATTTGAATTTGAAGGAAAAGAATCTTTCGTGAGCAAACGGACCATACAGCTGGACCTGCAGAATATGCGCAGCGAGAAGTTCGGCTATGAGGCCCCGATTGAAGTATATGAAAAAAGATACTACCGCTACAGTGATCCTGAATACAGCATCCATAATATTTCCGTCAATGAAAGCGACCTGAAAGCGATGAATAATGCGGTGCAGATTTTAAAGCAGTTCAAAGATTTTTCGATGTTCAAGGAAATGAACGGGGTAATTCAGAAGCTGGAAGATTCTATCCATGCCCGGAGCCCGAAATCGATTATACACCTCGACAAAAATGAAAAACTGAAAGGACTGGAGCATATCGATATCCTCTATGAAGCCATCCTGAATAAAAGAGTGCTTAATATTGTCTATAAAAGCTTCAAGGCCAAAGAATCCGATTGCTACATCGTCCATCCGCAGTTGCTGAAAGAATACAACAACCGCTGGTTCCTGATCTGCTGGTGCAAGAATAAGATGTATACCCTTGCATTAGACAGGATAGAAACGATTGCTGTTGAAGAAAAAATTAACTATATTGATAAGGATTTTGATTCTGACCGATATTTCGGGGAAGTGATCGGCGTTACGGTTTCTGAAACACAGCGCCCGCAGAATGTCCTTTTTAAAATCAATGCGAAGCATGCACCGTACGTAACGACAAAACCTTTCCACCATTCCCAGGAAATCATGGCGGAAGATGAAAGCGGAACCACGTTTAAGATCTGCGTGCAGCTGAATTTTGAATTGGAACGAATGATATTGGGCCTCGGGGAGTTCATCACCGTGCTTAATCCGGAAAAGCTCAGGAACCGGATTGAAAAAAGCCTGCAGGAGGCCTGCCGGAACTACCACCGGGAAGATCCTGAAAAGCAGGGATGA
- a CDS encoding DUF1501 domain-containing protein, whose translation MLIKRREFLKISSLATASLLMPNFLQALTFDEALEPNRKILVVLQFTGGNDGLNTIIPVRNDIYFKERNSISIKDSLSLNDETGINPALSYFKELHDNGELSVMNNVGYPDPDKSHFRSMDIWHSASKSDEYLETGWIGRFLDEECYRCDHPTQALEVDDMLSLALKGENNKAFAFKDPKRLYQTSQEKYFKSLYDHHHEDETVSYLYQTLGSTINNAGYIFEKSKAKKTEQGYPDSQLGKDFKTVASLIKSDINTRVYYLSVGSFDTHVNQNERQQKLFGDINEAVRSFVADMKSSGLFDDILLMTFSEFGRRVAQNASNGTDHGTANQMFFISGGLKKKGLLNPLPELTDLNEGDLIYSEDFRKVYATILKNWLKADASKVLGWKNGIYDFI comes from the coding sequence ATGTTAATCAAAAGAAGAGAATTCCTTAAAATAAGTTCACTGGCCACAGCTTCCTTGCTGATGCCGAATTTCCTGCAAGCCCTGACTTTTGACGAAGCCCTGGAACCGAACCGGAAAATCCTGGTGGTGCTCCAGTTTACCGGTGGAAATGACGGGCTGAACACCATCATCCCGGTACGGAATGATATTTATTTTAAAGAAAGGAACAGCATTTCGATTAAAGATTCTTTATCATTGAATGATGAGACGGGAATCAACCCTGCGCTTTCCTATTTTAAAGAACTGCATGACAACGGTGAGCTTTCAGTGATGAACAATGTCGGGTATCCGGATCCTGACAAATCGCATTTCCGAAGCATGGACATCTGGCATTCTGCAAGCAAAAGCGACGAATACCTTGAAACAGGCTGGATCGGAAGGTTTCTGGATGAAGAATGCTACCGCTGCGACCACCCGACCCAGGCACTGGAAGTGGATGATATGCTGAGCCTGGCCTTAAAAGGTGAAAATAATAAAGCCTTTGCTTTCAAAGATCCGAAAAGGCTGTACCAGACCAGTCAGGAAAAATACTTCAAGTCTTTGTATGACCATCACCATGAAGATGAAACGGTTTCCTATTTATACCAGACATTAGGATCCACCATCAACAATGCGGGTTATATTTTTGAAAAAAGCAAAGCCAAAAAAACGGAACAGGGGTATCCAGATTCCCAGTTAGGCAAGGATTTTAAAACCGTGGCTTCCCTGATAAAATCGGACATTAATACCAGAGTATATTACCTTTCTGTAGGAAGCTTTGATACGCACGTGAACCAGAACGAAAGGCAGCAGAAACTTTTCGGCGACATCAATGAAGCGGTACGGTCTTTTGTGGCCGATATGAAAAGCAGCGGGCTGTTTGATGATATCCTTCTGATGACCTTTTCGGAATTTGGGAGGCGGGTTGCCCAGAATGCCAGCAACGGGACCGATCACGGAACCGCCAACCAGATGTTTTTCATCAGCGGCGGATTGAAGAAAAAAGGACTGTTAAACCCGCTCCCTGAGCTGACTGATTTAAATGAAGGCGATCTGATTTATTCCGAAGACTTCCGGAAAGTATATGCCACCATTCTTAAAAACTGGCTGAAAGCAGATGCTTCCAAAGTGCTGGGATGGAAAAACGGGATTTATGATTTCATTTAG